The following proteins come from a genomic window of Sorghum bicolor cultivar BTx623 chromosome 3, Sorghum_bicolor_NCBIv3, whole genome shotgun sequence:
- the LOC8054674 gene encoding probable protein S-acyltransferase 1 gives MMGERAPDRRRLYQVWKGSNKFLFGGRLIFGPDAGSLFLSTVLIASPLAGLCFQCVTKLNSGSSELRQPLGLPVLFATILLGLLDLAFLFLTSSRDPGIVPRNARPPEQEERDGDDDGNPAGVADDDDVVTASNEWVVTSAANHHPHLRLPRTRDVAVAGGHVVRVKYCDTCLLYRPPRASHCSICNNCVQKFDHHCPWVGQCVGLRNYRFFFLFISTSTFLCLYVFVLSWLNIAAQRPSHGGSLLRSMTGEPLSLVLVVYTFVVAWFVGGLTVFHIYLMSTNQTTYENFRYRYDEKENPYNRGVLANMSEVFCTGMPPSMNNFRAWVELPAPSPPEAFDGGGGGGPRNKIDLEMGYKGGGVQLPAGVPAILQGLHNYAEMEKNSASFHIKDRQSAEAPDPFMIPEELPMPYAGAGGASSPTVFVNDVDGVE, from the exons atgatgggggagCGGGCGCCGGACCGGAGGAGGCTGTACCAGGTTTGGAAAGGAAGCAAT aaattCCTCTTTGGCGGGCGGCTGATTTTCGGTCCGGACGCGGGCTCCCTCTTCCTATCCACTGTCTTGATAGCGAGCCCGTTGGCCGGCCTGTGCTTCCAGTGCGTCACCAAGCTCAACTCCGGCAGCTCAGAGCTCAGGCAACCACTCGGCCTGCCGGTCCTTTTCGCCACCATCCTTCTTGGGCTATTG GATCTGGCGTTCCTGTTCCTGACATCGAGCAGGGACCCCGGGATCGTGCCGAGGAACGCGCGCCCGCCGGAGCAGGAGGAGCGCGACGGGGACGACGACGGCAACCCCGCCGGCGTCGccgatgacgacgacgtcgtcacgGCGTCCAACGAGTGGGTGGTGACGAGCGCCGCGAACCACCACCCGCACCTCCGGCTGCCGCGCACCAGGGACGTGGCCGTCGCCGGCGGCCACGTCGTCCGGGTGAAGTACTGCGACACGTGCCTGCTGTACCGGCCGCCGCGGGCGTCGCACTGCTCCATCTGCAACAACTGCGTCCAGAAGTTCGACCACCACTGCCCCTGGGTCGGCCAGTGCGTCGGCCTG CGAAACTaccgcttcttcttcctcttcatcTCGACGTCCACGTTCCTGTGCCTCTACGTCTTCGTGCTGTCCTGGCTCAACATCGCCGCGCAGAGGCCCAGCCACGGCGGGTCGCTGCTGAGGTCCATGACCGGCGAGCCGCTGTCCCTCGTGCTCGTCGTCTACACCTTCGTCGTCGCCTGGTTCGTCGGCGGCCTCACCGTCTTCCACATCTACCTCATGAGCACCAACCAG ACGACGTACGAGAACTTCAGGTACCGGTACGACGAGAAGGAGAACCCGTACAACAGGGGCGTGCTGGCCAACATGTCCGAGGTGTTCTGCACCGGGATGCCGCCGTCGATGAACAATTTCAGGGCATGGGTGGAGCTGCCGGCACCGTCACCGCCGGAGGcgttcgacggcggcggcggcggcgggccgaGGAACAAGATCGACCTGGAGATGGGGTACAAGGGCGGCGGCGTGCAACTCCCTGCTGGTGTTCCAGCCATCTTGCAGGGGCTGCATAATTACGCTGAAATGGAGAAGAACAGTGCCAGCTTCCACATCAAGGACCGGCAATCCGCGGAGGCGCCGGACCCCTTCATGATCCCGGAGGAGCTGCCAATGCCATACGCTGGGGCAGGAGGAGCTTCGTCTCCGACTGTGTTTGTAAATGACGTCGACGGAGTCGAATGA
- the LOC8074546 gene encoding CO(2)-response secreted protease isoform X2 has protein sequence MGSPSGGVNGGGVSDPEAAVQAAHLQMLSSIVPSDEQGRAALTQSYHHAFEGFAAALTEKEAAALSGHERVVSVFKDRALQLHTTRSWDFLEVQSGLQSGRLGRRASGDVIIGIVDTGVWPESPSFNDAGMRDVPARWRGVCMEGPDFKKSNCNKKLIGARYYGVQPESSAPNASSSAMATPAATGSPRDTVGHGTHTASTAAGAVVSDADYYGLARGAAKGGAPSSRVAVYRACSLGGCSTSAVLKAIDDAVGDGVDVISISIGMSSVFQSDFLTDPIALGALHAHQRGVLVVCSGGNDGPNPYTVVNSAPWILTVAASSIDRSFQSTIALGNGDVVKGVAINFSNHSLSGEKFPLVFGAEVAAHYAPVAEASNCYPGSLDAQKVAGKIVVCVSTDPMVSRRVKKLVAEGSGARGLVLIDDAEKDVPFVAGGFALSQVGTDAGAQILEYINSTKNPTAVILPTEEVGDFKPAPVVASFSARGPGLTESILKPDLMAPGVSILAATIPSTDTEDVPPGKKPSAYAIKSGTSMACPHVAGAAAFVKSAHPGWTPSMIRSALMTTATTTNNLGKPLASSTGAAATGHDMGAGEMSPLRALSPGLVFDTTAQDYLSFLCYYGYKEQHVRKISGDARFSCPAGAPSPDLIASAVNYPSISVPRLQRGKPAAVVARTAMNVGPSNATYAATVDAPAGLAVRVSPDRLVFSRRWTTAWYEVSFDVAAGAGVSKGYVHGAVTWSDGAHSVRTPFAVNVL, from the exons ATGGGGAGCCCGTCGGGCGGCGTAAATGGCGGCGGCGTCAGCGACCCGGAGGCGGCGGTGCAGGCGGCTCACCTGCAGATGCTGTCGTCCATCGTCCCGAGCGACGAGCAGGGGAGGGCGGCGCTGACGCAGAGCTACCACCACGCGTTCGAGGGCTTCGCCGCCGCGCTCACCGAGAAGGAGGCCGCCGCGCTCTCCG GGCATGAGAGGGTGGTGTCCGTGTTCAAGGACCGTGCCCTGCAGCTGCACACCACGCGCTCGTGGGACTTCCTCGAGGTGCAGTCCGGGCTCCAGTCCGGCCGCCTCGGTCGACGGGCGTCCGGCGACGTCATCATCGGCATCGTCGACACGGGCGTCTGGCCGGAGTCGCCGAGCTTCAACGACGCCGGGATGCGCGACGTGCCGGCGCGGTGGCGCGGCGTGTGCATGGAAGGACCCGACTTCAAGAAAAGCAACTGTAACAA GAAGCTGATCGGCGCCCGGTACTACGGCGTCCAGCCGGAGTCGTCGGCACCGAACGCCTCCAGCAGCGCCATGGCGACGCCAGCGGCGACCGGTTCGCCGCGGGACACCGTGGGCCACGGCACGCATACGGCGTCCACGGCGGCCGGCGCGGTCGTGTCGGACGCGGACTACTACGGGCTCGCGCGGGGCGCGGCCAAAGGCGGGGCGCCGTCGAGCCGGGTGGCCGTGTACCGCGCGTGCTCGCTGGGCGGGTGCTCCACGTCGGCGGTGCTCAAGGCCATCGACGACGCGGTGGGCGACGGCGTGGACgtcatctccatctccatcggcatgagcTCCGTGTTCCAGTCCGACTTCCTCACCGACCCCATCGCGCTGGGCGCGCTCCACGCGCACCAGCGCGGCGTGCTCGTCGTCTGCTCCGGCGGCAACGACGGGCCCAACCCCTACACCGTCGTCAACTCCGCGCCGTGGATCCTCACCGTCGCCGCCTCCTCCATCGACCGCTCCTTCCAGTCCACCATCGCTCTCGGCAACGGCGACGTCGTCAAG GGAGTGGCGATAAACTTCTCCAACCACAGCCTCAGCGGCGAGAAGTTCCCTCTGGTGTTCGGGGCCGAGGTGGCAGCCCACTACGCGCCGGTCGCCGAGGCGAG CAACTGCTACCCTGGATCATTGGACGCGCAGAAGGTGGCCGGCAAGATCGTGGTGTGCGTGAGCACGGACCCGATGGTGTCGCGGCGGGTGAAGAAGCTGGTCGCCGAGGGGTCCGGCGCCAGGGGGCTGGTGCTCATCGACGACGCCGAGAAGGACGTGCCCTTCGTCGCCGGCGGCTTCGCGCTATCCCAGGTCGGCACCGACGCCGGCGCGCAGATCCTCGAGTACATCAACTCCACGAA GAATCCGACGGCCGTAATCCTCCCGACCGAGGAAGTCGGGGACTTCAAGCCGGCGCCGGTGGTGGCGTCTTTCTCCGCGCGTGGCCCCGGCCTCACCGAGTCCATCCTGAAG CCTGATCTGATGGCGCCCGGCGTCAGCATCCTGGCCGCCACGATCCCGTCCACGGATACCGAGGACGTGCCGCCGGGGAAGAAGCCCTCGGCCTACGCCATCAAGTCCGGCACCTCGATGGCGTGCCCGCacgtcgccggcgccgccgccttcGTCAAGTCGGCGCACCCGGGCTGGACGCCGTCCATGATCAGATCAGCTCTCATGACCACAG cgacgacgacgaacAACCTCGGGAAGCCACTGGCGAGCAGCACGGGCGCGGCGGCGACGGGGCACGACATGGGCGCCGGCGAGATGAGCCCTCTGCGCGCGCTCAGCCCCGGCCTGGTGTTCGACACCACGGCGCAGGACTACCTCAGCTTCCTCTGCTACTACGGCTACAAGGAGCAGCACGTCCGGAAGATCTCCGGCGACGCGCGCTTCTCCTGCCCCGCGGGGGCGCCATCGCCGGACCTCATCGCGTCGGCCGTCAACTACCCGTCCATCTCCGTGCCGCGGCTGCAGAGGGGGAAGCCCGCCGCCGTAGTAGCGCGCACCGCCATGAACGTGGGGCCGTCGAACGCGACGTACGCGGCCACCGTCGACGCGCCCGCCGGACTGGCGGTGCGGGTCTCGCCCGACCGGCTTGTGTTCTCGAGGAGGTGGACGACGGCGTGGTACGAGGTGAGCTTCGACGTCGCCGCCGGCGCAGGCGTGAGCAAGGGGTACGTGCACGGCGCCGTCACCTGGTCCGACGGCGCGCACTCGGTGCGGACGCCGTTCGCGGTCAACGTACTCTGA
- the LOC8074546 gene encoding CO(2)-response secreted protease isoform X1 encodes MVNTGRFVFLVLAYRLLVPLLSASAEPDHTTKQSYVVYMGSPSGGVNGGGVSDPEAAVQAAHLQMLSSIVPSDEQGRAALTQSYHHAFEGFAAALTEKEAAALSGHERVVSVFKDRALQLHTTRSWDFLEVQSGLQSGRLGRRASGDVIIGIVDTGVWPESPSFNDAGMRDVPARWRGVCMEGPDFKKSNCNKKLIGARYYGVQPESSAPNASSSAMATPAATGSPRDTVGHGTHTASTAAGAVVSDADYYGLARGAAKGGAPSSRVAVYRACSLGGCSTSAVLKAIDDAVGDGVDVISISIGMSSVFQSDFLTDPIALGALHAHQRGVLVVCSGGNDGPNPYTVVNSAPWILTVAASSIDRSFQSTIALGNGDVVKGVAINFSNHSLSGEKFPLVFGAEVAAHYAPVAEASNCYPGSLDAQKVAGKIVVCVSTDPMVSRRVKKLVAEGSGARGLVLIDDAEKDVPFVAGGFALSQVGTDAGAQILEYINSTKNPTAVILPTEEVGDFKPAPVVASFSARGPGLTESILKPDLMAPGVSILAATIPSTDTEDVPPGKKPSAYAIKSGTSMACPHVAGAAAFVKSAHPGWTPSMIRSALMTTATTTNNLGKPLASSTGAAATGHDMGAGEMSPLRALSPGLVFDTTAQDYLSFLCYYGYKEQHVRKISGDARFSCPAGAPSPDLIASAVNYPSISVPRLQRGKPAAVVARTAMNVGPSNATYAATVDAPAGLAVRVSPDRLVFSRRWTTAWYEVSFDVAAGAGVSKGYVHGAVTWSDGAHSVRTPFAVNVL; translated from the exons ATGGTGAACACCGGGCGCTTCGTCTTCCTCGTCCTTGCCTACCGCCTCCTGGTACCGCTCCTCTCAGCCTCAGCTGAACCGGACCACACCACCAAACAG TCGTATGTGGTCTACATGGGGAGCCCGTCGGGCGGCGTAAATGGCGGCGGCGTCAGCGACCCGGAGGCGGCGGTGCAGGCGGCTCACCTGCAGATGCTGTCGTCCATCGTCCCGAGCGACGAGCAGGGGAGGGCGGCGCTGACGCAGAGCTACCACCACGCGTTCGAGGGCTTCGCCGCCGCGCTCACCGAGAAGGAGGCCGCCGCGCTCTCCG GGCATGAGAGGGTGGTGTCCGTGTTCAAGGACCGTGCCCTGCAGCTGCACACCACGCGCTCGTGGGACTTCCTCGAGGTGCAGTCCGGGCTCCAGTCCGGCCGCCTCGGTCGACGGGCGTCCGGCGACGTCATCATCGGCATCGTCGACACGGGCGTCTGGCCGGAGTCGCCGAGCTTCAACGACGCCGGGATGCGCGACGTGCCGGCGCGGTGGCGCGGCGTGTGCATGGAAGGACCCGACTTCAAGAAAAGCAACTGTAACAA GAAGCTGATCGGCGCCCGGTACTACGGCGTCCAGCCGGAGTCGTCGGCACCGAACGCCTCCAGCAGCGCCATGGCGACGCCAGCGGCGACCGGTTCGCCGCGGGACACCGTGGGCCACGGCACGCATACGGCGTCCACGGCGGCCGGCGCGGTCGTGTCGGACGCGGACTACTACGGGCTCGCGCGGGGCGCGGCCAAAGGCGGGGCGCCGTCGAGCCGGGTGGCCGTGTACCGCGCGTGCTCGCTGGGCGGGTGCTCCACGTCGGCGGTGCTCAAGGCCATCGACGACGCGGTGGGCGACGGCGTGGACgtcatctccatctccatcggcatgagcTCCGTGTTCCAGTCCGACTTCCTCACCGACCCCATCGCGCTGGGCGCGCTCCACGCGCACCAGCGCGGCGTGCTCGTCGTCTGCTCCGGCGGCAACGACGGGCCCAACCCCTACACCGTCGTCAACTCCGCGCCGTGGATCCTCACCGTCGCCGCCTCCTCCATCGACCGCTCCTTCCAGTCCACCATCGCTCTCGGCAACGGCGACGTCGTCAAG GGAGTGGCGATAAACTTCTCCAACCACAGCCTCAGCGGCGAGAAGTTCCCTCTGGTGTTCGGGGCCGAGGTGGCAGCCCACTACGCGCCGGTCGCCGAGGCGAG CAACTGCTACCCTGGATCATTGGACGCGCAGAAGGTGGCCGGCAAGATCGTGGTGTGCGTGAGCACGGACCCGATGGTGTCGCGGCGGGTGAAGAAGCTGGTCGCCGAGGGGTCCGGCGCCAGGGGGCTGGTGCTCATCGACGACGCCGAGAAGGACGTGCCCTTCGTCGCCGGCGGCTTCGCGCTATCCCAGGTCGGCACCGACGCCGGCGCGCAGATCCTCGAGTACATCAACTCCACGAA GAATCCGACGGCCGTAATCCTCCCGACCGAGGAAGTCGGGGACTTCAAGCCGGCGCCGGTGGTGGCGTCTTTCTCCGCGCGTGGCCCCGGCCTCACCGAGTCCATCCTGAAG CCTGATCTGATGGCGCCCGGCGTCAGCATCCTGGCCGCCACGATCCCGTCCACGGATACCGAGGACGTGCCGCCGGGGAAGAAGCCCTCGGCCTACGCCATCAAGTCCGGCACCTCGATGGCGTGCCCGCacgtcgccggcgccgccgccttcGTCAAGTCGGCGCACCCGGGCTGGACGCCGTCCATGATCAGATCAGCTCTCATGACCACAG cgacgacgacgaacAACCTCGGGAAGCCACTGGCGAGCAGCACGGGCGCGGCGGCGACGGGGCACGACATGGGCGCCGGCGAGATGAGCCCTCTGCGCGCGCTCAGCCCCGGCCTGGTGTTCGACACCACGGCGCAGGACTACCTCAGCTTCCTCTGCTACTACGGCTACAAGGAGCAGCACGTCCGGAAGATCTCCGGCGACGCGCGCTTCTCCTGCCCCGCGGGGGCGCCATCGCCGGACCTCATCGCGTCGGCCGTCAACTACCCGTCCATCTCCGTGCCGCGGCTGCAGAGGGGGAAGCCCGCCGCCGTAGTAGCGCGCACCGCCATGAACGTGGGGCCGTCGAACGCGACGTACGCGGCCACCGTCGACGCGCCCGCCGGACTGGCGGTGCGGGTCTCGCCCGACCGGCTTGTGTTCTCGAGGAGGTGGACGACGGCGTGGTACGAGGTGAGCTTCGACGTCGCCGCCGGCGCAGGCGTGAGCAAGGGGTACGTGCACGGCGCCGTCACCTGGTCCGACGGCGCGCACTCGGTGCGGACGCCGTTCGCGGTCAACGTACTCTGA
- the LOC8074547 gene encoding 50S ribosomal protein 5, chloroplastic: MALLLSPTVSFLVSPAAPRSRALSTAANVSYPASRLQCKNLSSLQSPLNVTATCASFAEKRPVLVHATADGSEAGAEQPEEPKPVTKIEDMPLESKQKMIMEQRARMKLAKKLRQRRKRLLRKRKLRKKGRWPPSKMKKLKNV, translated from the exons ATGGCGCTCCTCCTCTCCCCGACCGTCTCCTTCCTCGTCTCCCCCGCTGCTCCACGCTCCCGAGCTCTCTCCACTGCCGCCAATGTCTCCTACCCAG CCTCAAGGCTGCAATGCAAGAACCTGTCCTCCCTACAGAGCCCTCTGAATGTGACTGCTACTTGTGCTTCTTTCGCCGAGAAGAGGCCGGTTCTTGTCCATGCCACGGCAGACGGTTCTGAGGCTGGTGCGGAGCAGCCAGAAGAGCCGAAACCGGTGACCAAGATCGAGGACATGCCGCTCGAGTCGAAGCAGAAGATGATCATGGAGCAGAGGGCGCGGATGAAGCTTGCCAAGAAACTGAGGCAGCGGCGCAAGCGGCTTCTCCGCAAGAGGAAGCTTAGGAAGAAGGGCAGGTGGCCTCCGTCCaagatgaagaagctcaagaatgTATGA
- the LOC8074548 gene encoding putative F-box/kelch-repeat protein At4g22430 yields MDCSKNEGAVAVAALPDDPLVEILSRVPAKSVCRFKCVSKAWRDLIADPHHRKKLPQAMQGLFFMVPEDLIDVSFSFIDLTARSVPPDIDPAFSFLKERPGFQFHNLGFLDSCNGLILFKNHQEPPYSDAVGYVVCNPTTKRWAAVPTCGSLDLTTCTYLAFDQAISSHFHLVQFQIYVPGEMLVSLHVYSSETGTWSGNQIGSQENQGPLAEWHHRSIVSRKEPECAFVNGFLHFIVGDSYQHQIVAVDVQGKARRVITVPGVADGRHRYCYLGQSQGCLHYMTQEMFDDKKDRCELCIWVLQDYDTQWVLKDTVSALKIFGHYTRDILHFIVGIHQDRNVVFFQSLRSNLIAYDMDHKEVSVITTFDVLKKPLRFVHYVPCFSESPALTN; encoded by the coding sequence ATGGACTGCTCCAAGAACGAGGGCGCGGTGGCAGTGGCCGCCCTCCCCGACGACCCCCTGGTGGAGATCCTCTCCCGCGTCCCTGCAAAGTCCGTCTGCCGGTTCAAGTGCGTCTCCAAGGCCTGGCGCGACCTCATTGCGGACCCTCACCACCGGAAGAAGCTCCCCCAAGCAATGCAAGGACTCTTCTTCATGGTGCCAGAGGACCTTATCGATGTCAGTTTCAGTTTCATCGATCTGACAGCGAGGTCCGTGCCTCCAGACATCGACCCTGCCTTCTCCTTCCTGAAAGAACGGCCTGGATTCCAGTTCCACAACCTTGGCTTCCTGGACTCCTGCAACGGTCTTATCCTCTTCAAGAACCACCAGGAGCCGCCGTATTCTGATGCAGTGGGCTATGTTGTCTGCAACCCGACCACTAAGAGATGGGCAGCCGTGCCGACTTGTGGCTCTCTGGATCTGACAACCTGCACCTATTTAGCTTTCGATCAGGCCATATCCTCTCACTTCCACTTGGTCCAGTTCCAGATATATGTGCCGGGCGAGATGTTGGTGTCGCTGCATGTTTACTCATCTGAAACTGGGACCTGGAGTGGCAACCAAATTGGCTCTCAAGAAAATCAAGGACCATTGGCAGAGTGGCATCATCGGAGCATAGTATCTCGTAAGGAACCTGAGTGTGCCTTTGTTAATGGCTTCCTGCATTTCATAGTTGGGGACTCATATCAACATCAGATAGTTGCTGTAGATGTGCAAGGAAAGGCAAGAAGGGTGATCACAGTGCCAGGTGTGGCTGATGGGAGGCACCGGTATTGTTATTTAGGCCAGTCCCAAGGGTGCCTGCATTACATGACTCAGGAAATGTTTGATGATAAAAAAGACAGGTGCGAACTGTGCATCTGGGTTCTTCAGGATTATGATACACAATGGGTGTTGAAGGACACTGTAAGCGCCCTGAAGATCTTTGGACACTATACTAGGGACATTTTGCACTTCATCGTTGGCATTCATCAAGATCGTAATGTGGTCTTTTTTCAGTCCCTGAGGAGTAATCTGATAGCATATGACATGGACCATAAGGAAGTGAGTGTTATTACCACTTTCGATGTTCTGAAAAAGCCGCTCCGTTTTGTTCATTATGTTCCCTGTTTCTCAGAATCCCCGGCTCTCACAAATTAG